One segment of Shewanella piezotolerans WP3 DNA contains the following:
- a CDS encoding metallophosphoesterase family protein, whose protein sequence is MKTVNFLVISDLHAGLSQDSASDTKLILRDKHNVFGDRLINYIKGLDEHIDYLVCTGDIGNQGCNKSFQAGWEYVNKMAQELSIQDILCVPGNHDHQSRPPQDDKYGFSPKHELQFIQPSFPFSCFNKNTHFWAWNWELTSTDTFNVVSINSSAYHGYGSEYKHGRIALEITDQIKQKLISGKVDRKPFNVLLTHHHPKKMDFVDSKYDSQAMEGADYLLRALEAADLGPWLIIHGHKHYAQIGYANSQIQGSQLILSAGSLSAVLYEAIEHRTSNQFYLLSVEPDKSEYLGKVVGKFRTYEANKLHEWQPSKSNNLPANGGFGSTHTPDQVVNDLKKLINEDNPFLEGDELNQFKEKIEHFTPDEICRLNSRLESNMFSVTRCSDNHIVEVGLGNE, encoded by the coding sequence ATGAAAACAGTCAATTTCCTTGTCATTTCCGATTTACACGCAGGACTTAGCCAAGACTCAGCTTCCGATACAAAACTTATCCTTCGAGACAAGCATAACGTTTTTGGCGATAGGCTAATTAATTACATCAAAGGTTTAGATGAACACATAGATTACCTTGTGTGCACTGGCGATATTGGTAACCAAGGTTGCAATAAATCATTCCAAGCTGGTTGGGAGTATGTCAATAAAATGGCCCAAGAGCTCTCCATTCAAGACATACTCTGTGTCCCTGGTAACCATGATCACCAATCACGTCCACCGCAAGATGATAAATATGGCTTTTCCCCAAAGCACGAACTCCAATTTATACAACCATCATTCCCTTTCAGTTGTTTCAACAAAAATACTCACTTTTGGGCTTGGAACTGGGAGTTAACTTCAACAGATACATTTAATGTAGTAAGCATTAATAGTAGCGCTTACCACGGATATGGAAGTGAGTACAAACATGGTCGAATTGCTCTTGAAATAACAGACCAAATAAAGCAAAAGTTAATATCAGGAAAAGTCGACAGGAAGCCGTTCAATGTACTACTGACTCACCACCATCCAAAAAAAATGGATTTTGTCGATTCGAAATATGATAGCCAAGCTATGGAGGGGGCTGATTACTTGCTACGAGCACTAGAGGCTGCTGATCTTGGACCTTGGTTAATCATTCATGGGCATAAGCATTACGCTCAAATCGGCTATGCAAATTCACAAATCCAGGGTTCTCAGTTAATACTATCAGCAGGAAGCTTATCTGCTGTACTTTATGAAGCTATTGAGCACAGGACTTCAAATCAATTTTATCTTCTATCTGTTGAGCCCGATAAAAGCGAGTACCTTGGAAAAGTGGTTGGGAAATTTAGAACATATGAAGCTAATAAGCTACATGAGTGGCAGCCATCTAAATCTAACAACCTTCCTGCGAACGGTGGGTTTGGTTCTACGCATACTCCAGATCAAGTTGTTAATGATCTCAAGAAGCTAATTAATGAAGATAACCCGTTTCTAGAAGGTGACGAACTGAATCAGTTTAAAGAAAAGATCGAGCATTTTACTCCTGATGAAATATGTCGCTTGAACTCAAGACTAGAATCAAACATGTTCAGTGTTACTCGATGTTCAGATAATCATATTGTAGAAGTTGGATTAGGTAATGAATAA
- the cas6f gene encoding type I-F CRISPR-associated endoribonuclease Cas6/Csy4, with product MQRYYFMVRFLPEQANLALLTGRCISVMHGFICKHEIQGLGVSFPAWSDVSIGNMIAFVHTDIAVLNELRLQGYFQDMQEYGAFNIGDVEAVPDSCTEVRFKRNQAIAKMFVGETRRRLKRLEKRALARGEVFNPSKSYEPRELDSFHCIAVGSTSTEQDFLLHVQKENVQKREGAEFSQLGLATNQLLRGTVPEFDMF from the coding sequence ATGCAACGTTACTATTTTATGGTGCGATTTTTACCAGAACAAGCAAACCTAGCGTTGCTTACTGGACGATGTATTTCAGTCATGCATGGCTTTATTTGTAAGCATGAAATCCAAGGCCTTGGTGTTAGCTTCCCTGCTTGGTCTGATGTATCAATCGGCAATATGATTGCTTTTGTTCACACCGATATAGCTGTATTGAACGAGCTGAGGCTACAAGGTTATTTTCAAGATATGCAAGAGTATGGGGCCTTCAATATTGGTGATGTTGAGGCGGTTCCTGATAGTTGCACTGAGGTTAGGTTTAAGCGCAATCAAGCTATCGCAAAAATGTTTGTCGGCGAAACCCGAAGGCGATTAAAACGCTTAGAAAAGCGTGCGTTAGCAAGAGGGGAAGTTTTTAACCCCAGCAAAAGCTATGAACCGAGGGAGTTAGATAGTTTTCATTGCATAGCAGTAGGAAGCACTAGTACTGAACAGGATTTTCTTTTGCATGTTCAAAAAGAGAATGTACAAAAGCGTGAAGGGGCTGAATTTAGCCAGCTTGGTTTAGCTACGAATCAGTTACTCAGAGGGACTGTCCCTGAGTTTGATATGTTTTAA
- a CDS encoding type I-F CRISPR-associated protein Csy2, which produces MVDKLKFQELLDIDDISERNIVLRRAFTAYTVPLDVTGNEAAALTILLNLTYPRKRVDDLLDMRLAKQTLNTDAHVDACIGEVQWLHTHNLKYPDIRVSKQRLIAASPLLHPHVLSSANCINTLGWSHDSAKVNLAKLFSCHFIWQERVCCLATLLADAPKGWKEAFQALGMLVKDFMNLCGRIKASLPNDDTPNHVDKYSIQVRLPYQDGYLAITPVVSHALQAEIQQAAMAKQGRYTNIEFTRPAGVSELSASLGGNVKALNYPPRIENAEHGLSDSWALKVQSGQTVLNQGALSQPRFKRALEGLLSKNFELALKQRRQQKVACMRQIRATLTEWLSPLLEWRLEVEENKVNTSELGCIHGSFEYQFLTTQKENFVELLSPMFSLLNTVLSNSNTLQKYAFHQHLMKPLKNSLKWLLDNLSKESNAVAIDSDEDNQQRYLYLKGIRVFDAQALSNPYCAGIPSLTAVWGMMHNYQRRLNERLGTQLRLTSFSWFIRQYSSLAGKKLPEYGMQGQKENQFRRAGIVDNKHSDLVFDLVVHIDGYEEDLDAIDNSIDAIKASFPATFAGGVMHPPEIGSVDEWCELYCSEASLYSKLRRLPASGKWIMPTRYQMDSLDGLLQLLKLNVALCPVMSGYLMLGSAESRNYSLEPLHCYAEPAIGVVECATAIDIRLQGMSNFFRRAFWMLDIKETSMLMKRI; this is translated from the coding sequence ATGGTAGATAAACTAAAATTCCAAGAATTGCTCGACATTGATGATATCTCTGAGCGGAATATCGTTTTAAGGCGAGCATTTACTGCCTATACAGTGCCGCTAGATGTGACGGGCAATGAGGCTGCTGCGTTAACTATTTTACTTAATCTGACTTACCCTAGAAAAAGGGTTGATGATCTACTTGATATGCGACTAGCCAAGCAAACACTCAATACTGATGCACATGTAGATGCCTGTATTGGCGAGGTGCAATGGTTACATACGCATAATTTAAAGTATCCTGACATACGAGTAAGCAAGCAAAGGCTGATTGCAGCATCTCCGCTATTACACCCTCATGTATTGAGTAGTGCAAACTGCATAAACACTTTGGGTTGGTCACATGACAGTGCCAAAGTGAATTTAGCAAAGTTGTTTTCATGTCATTTTATCTGGCAAGAACGTGTTTGTTGCCTCGCGACTCTTTTGGCTGATGCTCCTAAGGGGTGGAAAGAAGCTTTTCAAGCGTTAGGCATGCTTGTGAAGGACTTCATGAACTTGTGTGGCAGGATTAAAGCTTCATTGCCTAACGATGATACTCCTAATCATGTCGATAAATATTCGATTCAAGTTCGCCTGCCTTATCAAGATGGTTATTTGGCGATAACACCAGTTGTTAGCCATGCACTGCAAGCTGAAATACAACAAGCTGCAATGGCGAAGCAGGGCCGGTATACCAATATTGAGTTTACGCGTCCTGCGGGCGTTAGCGAGTTATCGGCCTCTCTTGGTGGTAATGTCAAAGCGCTGAATTATCCTCCTCGCATTGAGAATGCAGAGCATGGATTAAGTGACTCTTGGGCATTAAAGGTTCAATCCGGCCAAACTGTATTAAACCAAGGCGCGTTATCACAACCTCGATTCAAGAGAGCTTTAGAGGGGCTTTTATCAAAGAATTTTGAACTGGCATTAAAGCAGCGTAGACAGCAGAAAGTAGCATGCATGAGGCAGATAAGAGCAACCCTGACTGAATGGTTATCACCTCTATTAGAGTGGCGATTAGAGGTTGAAGAGAACAAGGTTAACACTAGTGAACTCGGCTGTATTCATGGTTCATTTGAGTATCAGTTTTTAACTACGCAAAAAGAAAATTTTGTCGAATTACTAAGCCCAATGTTTAGCCTGTTAAATACAGTCTTGTCTAACTCAAATACGTTACAAAAATATGCCTTCCATCAGCATTTGATGAAGCCATTGAAAAATAGTTTAAAATGGTTGCTCGATAACCTCTCGAAAGAATCGAATGCAGTAGCAATAGATTCAGATGAGGACAATCAACAGCGTTATTTGTATCTAAAAGGCATAAGAGTATTTGATGCCCAAGCGTTATCTAATCCTTATTGCGCCGGCATCCCTTCGTTAACGGCAGTATGGGGGATGATGCATAACTATCAGCGACGATTAAATGAAAGGCTGGGTACTCAGCTTAGATTGACCTCCTTTTCGTGGTTTATTCGTCAGTACTCATCTTTAGCAGGTAAAAAACTGCCTGAGTACGGTATGCAAGGGCAAAAAGAAAACCAGTTTAGACGGGCTGGGATTGTAGATAATAAACATAGCGATTTAGTGTTTGATCTTGTGGTGCACATTGATGGCTATGAAGAGGACTTAGATGCAATTGATAACTCTATAGATGCTATAAAAGCCAGTTTCCCTGCAACATTTGCCGGAGGCGTAATGCATCCTCCAGAGATCGGCTCAGTCGATGAGTGGTGCGAGCTGTATTGTAGTGAAGCATCACTTTATTCAAAGCTAAGGCGGCTTCCGGCATCTGGTAAATGGATAATGCCAACTAGATATCAAATGGATAGCCTTGATGGGTTGCTGCAGCTATTGAAGCTAAATGTAGCACTCTGCCCAGTCATGTCAGGATATCTGATGTTAGGATCCGCTGAAAGCCGTAATTATTCGTTAGAGCCATTACATTGTTACGCTGAGCCAGCGATAGGAGTGGTTGAGTGTGCCACTGCTATTGATATAAGGTTGCAAGGGATGAGTAACTTTTTTAGGCGAGCTTTTTGGATGCTCGATATAAAAGAGACTTCAATGCTAATGAAACGGATTTGA
- a CDS encoding TniQ family protein translates to MAFLFSPKSLAFSGESLESYLLRVVAENFFDSYQQLSLAIREELHELDFEAHGAFPIELKRLNVYHAKHNSHFRMRALSLLESLLDLPPHELQKLALLRSNRRFVGGMSAVHRNGIDIPLSFIRCADKDGIESVPICPQCLKEGPYIRQAWHIKPIEVCAKHGCELINHCPDCQQPINYIENESITHCACGFDFTTASSVKADSQAVLLSRSLFDGDALSNNPLLFMGTSVTHRFAALIWYQKCHARNTECMAHRAVGYFEDWPTSFYRELDAVTTGAEARLIDLFNRTSFRSIYGELILDSQCLLPEDKDPHFIYLALMEYISKLVESHPKSKKPNVADMLVTVAEIAVLLSTTHEQVYRLYQDGVLTAGMRSKIRTRISPHIGVFYLRQVIEYKTSFGNDKQGMYLSAW, encoded by the coding sequence ATGGCTTTTCTATTTTCACCTAAGTCGCTTGCATTCTCAGGTGAGTCATTAGAGAGCTATCTGCTGCGAGTTGTGGCGGAGAACTTCTTTGATTCTTATCAGCAGTTAAGCCTAGCAATTAGGGAAGAGCTGCATGAGTTAGATTTTGAGGCTCATGGCGCTTTTCCTATTGAGCTAAAACGCCTTAATGTGTATCACGCTAAACATAACAGCCACTTTAGAATGCGGGCATTGAGCTTGCTAGAATCCCTCCTTGATTTACCACCACATGAGTTACAAAAACTAGCCTTACTACGATCGAATAGAAGGTTTGTTGGAGGTATGTCGGCAGTTCACCGTAACGGCATTGATATTCCGCTGAGCTTTATCCGTTGCGCTGATAAAGACGGTATCGAAAGCGTGCCTATTTGCCCTCAATGCCTAAAAGAAGGGCCCTATATTCGCCAGGCTTGGCATATTAAGCCAATTGAAGTGTGTGCTAAGCATGGGTGTGAACTGATCAATCATTGCCCTGATTGCCAACAACCTATCAATTATATTGAGAATGAATCTATTACTCACTGCGCTTGCGGCTTTGATTTTACGACAGCTTCGAGCGTGAAAGCCGATAGCCAAGCAGTTTTATTATCTCGTAGCTTGTTTGATGGTGATGCCTTATCTAACAACCCTCTGTTATTTATGGGTACATCAGTGACTCATCGATTTGCCGCTTTGATTTGGTACCAGAAATGTCATGCTAGAAATACTGAATGTATGGCGCATAGAGCCGTTGGCTACTTTGAAGACTGGCCTACAAGTTTCTATCGAGAACTCGATGCAGTGACTACCGGGGCTGAGGCGAGGCTTATTGACCTATTTAATCGCACATCATTTCGGTCAATTTACGGTGAGTTGATTTTAGATTCCCAATGTTTACTGCCTGAAGATAAAGATCCGCATTTTATCTACCTTGCTTTGATGGAATACATCAGCAAACTAGTAGAGTCGCATCCTAAATCAAAAAAGCCTAATGTGGCTGATATGTTGGTAACGGTGGCTGAAATCGCAGTATTACTTTCAACTACCCATGAGCAAGTGTATCGACTCTATCAAGATGGCGTGTTAACTGCTGGAATGAGGTCGAAAATTCGGACCCGAATCAGTCCTCATATTGGTGTGTTCTACTTAAGACAAGTTATCGAGTACAAAACTAGTTTTGGCAACGATAAACAAGGAATGTACTTATCAGCATGGTAG
- a CDS encoding DEAD/DEAH box helicase gives MKLRQWQHDCVKKALESYQTQNHFMCLATPGAGKTVMAAELAARLIAMGKVDFVLCFSPSSEVNESIRASFSRRLHKRFDGLMGAIGSVYTYQSMSSLTPEFWQLLHSHNVFVIMDEVHHLKGTELNNANAWGEEVLLNIQNQACYTLALSGTPWRSDSAPIVLSRFTEPDNTIHCDFVYGLKQAVADDVCRKPNIALIDNDKIRLDDELESETFSSITELLKGSGFSYKALISNHQVMHYMLNQGIKKLEQIRQETPFSGGLIVASSIKHAKQLYQIIVGDFKQTACIVTSKLKHPSHTIEAFRQSDTQWIVSVGMISEGTDIPRLQVCCHLSLIKTEMHYRQVLGRILRVTSCDAQQAWLFTLAEASLIEFAYRIDQDLPENAVIVEQTEQQELNLALPHKPISTEFDHDLSSNLHFSEISLATKAATPPLLIDIEEENSYNLALLGGYKEQIVRMFDAH, from the coding sequence GTGAAGTTAAGACAATGGCAGCATGATTGCGTTAAAAAGGCGCTAGAATCCTACCAAACACAAAACCATTTTATGTGTTTAGCAACTCCTGGAGCGGGTAAGACTGTGATGGCAGCCGAGTTGGCAGCTAGATTAATCGCTATGGGGAAAGTAGATTTCGTTTTATGTTTCTCACCCTCATCTGAAGTCAACGAAAGTATAAGAGCCAGCTTTTCACGACGACTACACAAGCGTTTTGATGGATTAATGGGAGCTATTGGAAGCGTTTACACTTATCAGTCCATGTCTTCATTAACCCCTGAGTTTTGGCAACTTCTTCATAGTCATAATGTCTTTGTCATTATGGATGAAGTGCATCACCTAAAAGGCACCGAACTCAATAATGCCAACGCATGGGGAGAGGAAGTATTACTCAACATTCAAAACCAAGCTTGCTATACCTTAGCTTTATCTGGCACTCCATGGCGGTCTGATTCTGCACCAATCGTGCTTTCCAGATTTACTGAACCCGATAACACCATACATTGTGATTTTGTCTATGGCCTAAAACAAGCAGTAGCCGATGACGTATGTCGTAAACCCAATATTGCACTCATTGATAATGATAAAATTAGATTAGATGATGAGCTAGAATCTGAAACGTTTTCATCGATAACCGAGTTATTAAAAGGGTCTGGATTCAGCTATAAAGCATTAATAAGTAATCACCAAGTGATGCATTACATGCTGAACCAAGGTATTAAAAAACTAGAACAAATACGGCAAGAAACCCCCTTCTCTGGCGGACTCATTGTTGCTTCATCAATCAAACATGCCAAACAGCTTTACCAAATTATTGTTGGAGATTTTAAACAAACTGCCTGTATTGTCACCTCTAAATTGAAGCATCCTTCACACACGATTGAAGCCTTTAGGCAGAGCGATACTCAATGGATTGTGAGTGTTGGTATGATCTCAGAAGGGACAGATATTCCACGGCTGCAGGTATGTTGTCACCTGAGTCTCATCAAAACCGAAATGCATTATCGCCAGGTGTTAGGTCGGATCTTGCGAGTCACTTCCTGTGATGCTCAACAAGCTTGGTTATTCACTTTAGCTGAAGCGAGCCTTATTGAATTTGCTTATAGGATCGATCAAGATCTACCGGAAAACGCAGTGATTGTAGAACAAACTGAGCAACAAGAACTAAATTTGGCTTTACCTCATAAACCAATCTCGACTGAGTTTGATCATGACTTAAGCAGCAATCTACACTTCTCAGAAATATCACTAGCCACTAAAGCAGCTACACCACCACTTCTAATCGATATTGAGGAAGAAAACAGTTACAACTTAGCCCTGTTAGGCGGATACAAGGAACAGATTGTGAGGATGTTTGATGCTCATTAA
- the csy3 gene encoding type I-F CRISPR-associated protein Csy3 — translation MELCNVLKYDRSLYPSKAVFFYKTAESNFVPLEAEINRIRGQKAGFTEAFTPQFKSKNLAPQDLAHCNPLILEECYVPPNVEHIYCRFSLRVQANSLKPAGCSEPTVFALLEEFAATFKACGGYKELATRYCKNVLLGTWLWRNQNTGNSQIEIKTSSGNCYQIANTRQLAWDSSWPADAQQVLEELSHEVHQALTDPAVFWHAKITAKIETAFCQEIYPSQSFGEKAAQGEASKQFAKVKCVDGRYAVSFNSVKIGAALQLIDDWWDVDGSKRLRIHEYGADKEIGVARRAPESKQSFYSLFVNAELYLAELKQQLAEGEYSISPNIYYLFAVLIKGGMFQKKAEAKSKSKAEPTTAKTTTSKATPVKA, via the coding sequence ATGGAGTTATGTAATGTTTTAAAGTACGACCGCTCTTTGTACCCAAGTAAGGCGGTTTTCTTTTACAAAACAGCAGAAAGTAACTTTGTCCCTCTTGAGGCTGAAATCAATCGAATTCGAGGTCAAAAGGCGGGATTTACAGAAGCCTTTACTCCTCAATTCAAATCCAAAAACTTAGCACCGCAAGATCTAGCCCACTGTAATCCCCTAATCCTTGAAGAGTGTTACGTCCCGCCAAATGTTGAGCATATTTATTGCCGTTTCTCATTGAGAGTGCAAGCTAACTCCCTTAAGCCGGCAGGTTGCAGCGAACCTACAGTATTTGCTTTACTTGAAGAGTTCGCAGCCACATTTAAAGCGTGTGGAGGTTACAAAGAGTTAGCCACTCGATACTGTAAAAACGTGCTGTTAGGTACCTGGCTTTGGCGTAACCAAAATACGGGAAACTCTCAAATAGAGATTAAAACTAGCTCCGGTAATTGCTATCAAATAGCTAATACCCGCCAACTTGCTTGGGACAGTAGCTGGCCTGCCGATGCTCAGCAAGTATTGGAAGAGTTAAGTCATGAGGTTCATCAAGCGTTAACAGATCCTGCTGTATTTTGGCATGCCAAAATCACAGCAAAAATTGAAACGGCTTTCTGCCAAGAGATCTATCCAAGCCAGTCTTTTGGCGAAAAGGCGGCACAGGGCGAAGCCTCAAAACAATTTGCTAAAGTGAAGTGTGTTGATGGCCGTTATGCTGTGAGCTTTAATTCAGTAAAGATCGGCGCTGCACTGCAATTAATTGATGATTGGTGGGATGTTGACGGTTCCAAGCGATTACGTATTCACGAATATGGTGCAGATAAAGAGATAGGTGTTGCGCGTCGTGCTCCTGAATCTAAGCAGAGTTTCTACTCACTGTTTGTTAACGCTGAGCTTTATCTAGCAGAGCTTAAGCAACAGTTAGCAGAGGGGGAGTATTCGATTAGTCCCAATATCTACTACCTGTTTGCGGTGTTAATAAAGGGCGGCATGTTCCAGAAAAAGGCTGAAGCTAAAAGTAAATCAAAGGCCGAACCCACAACCGCTAAAACAACAACCTCTAAAGCAACACCTGTGAAGGCCTGA
- a CDS encoding antitoxin Xre/MbcA/ParS toxin-binding domain-containing protein, translated as MTTKDLSACDLLRKACDIYKGDRSLAESLFNSDVPALGNKKPNDLLGSPEGRQQVNELLNKMECGEFS; from the coding sequence ATGACTACAAAAGATCTCAGTGCATGTGACCTTCTTCGAAAAGCTTGTGATATTTATAAAGGCGACCGTAGCCTAGCTGAATCGCTATTTAACAGTGACGTTCCGGCACTTGGTAATAAAAAGCCCAACGATTTACTCGGATCTCCGGAAGGGCGTCAACAGGTCAACGAACTGCTTAATAAAATGGAGTGCGGAGAGTTTTCTTGA
- a CDS encoding helix-turn-helix domain-containing protein — MSEKQINPLPLRLKQARTALGISQKQLGIQLGMEPGTASARMNHYEKGKHTPDYATLKAMADELGVPVAYFFCESEKNAQLLCLLEQMSDKEKDILIEKLSKSHVVDK, encoded by the coding sequence GTGTCAGAAAAGCAGATCAATCCATTGCCGCTTAGGCTTAAGCAGGCAAGAACAGCGCTGGGTATCAGCCAAAAGCAACTGGGCATTCAGTTAGGAATGGAACCTGGTACGGCGAGCGCGCGCATGAATCATTACGAGAAAGGCAAGCACACCCCCGATTACGCTACGCTGAAAGCGATGGCTGACGAACTGGGTGTGCCAGTGGCTTATTTTTTTTGTGAGTCAGAAAAGAATGCTCAACTACTATGTCTTTTAGAGCAAATGAGTGATAAAGAAAAAGATATTTTGATTGAGAAATTGTCTAAATCACATGTGGTAGATAAATAG
- a CDS encoding type I secretion system permease/ATPase encodes MSNTVMDSGLHSLVAIARFHQLPAEPEQLSHEFGVPGTSFTDTEILLAAKALTLKAKQLTLSISELKNGVLPAIAKDKQGGYFVIARLSTDNLSESADKVDEQLEANQAKTKQDSILIHDLAQGAPQSISVDELQQRWSGELIALVRRQGFGQSLQQNFDISWFIPSLVKYRKLFSEVLIASFFLQLFALVIPLFFQVVMDKVLVHRGFTTLDVLAVGFFVVVVFEAILGGIRNYTFSHTTNRVDVELGSRLFQHLLNLPLSYFESRQVGQNVARVRELDTIRNFITGTALTLVIDLLFVFVFLAVMWYYSPTLTWIVMGSIPFYVLLSVFITPILRRRLDEKFKHGAANTAFLTESITGIGTVKSMAVEPQMRRKLEDHLSSYVHASFRSQNLGNVAGQIAGLINKLVTLGIIWVGAHLVIDGHISVGQLVAFNMLAGRVSGPILKLVQLWQDFQQAGISIERLGDILNTPKEPGFNPNRSRLPSLQGAISLEHVRFRYRPDGPVILNEINLQTRPGEVIGIVGRSGSGKSTITKLVQRLYIPESGRVLVDGVDLSMIDTAWLRKQIGVVLQENFLFNRTIRENIALTDPSISMERVVAAAKMAGAHEFIVELPEGYDNIVGEQGSNLSGGQRQRLAIARALIGNPRILIFDEATSALDYESERLVQDNMARICKGRTVFIIAHRLTTVRQCNRIIVMDKGRIVEQGNHDSLIAHNGYYAKLHSYQSHTPNLHPVEPNQPNYSQTKQARASSQNNRVNRSTPSAAQHQTGEKI; translated from the coding sequence TTGAGTAATACGGTAATGGATTCCGGTCTTCATTCACTTGTCGCGATCGCGCGATTTCATCAGTTGCCAGCAGAGCCTGAGCAATTATCCCATGAGTTCGGTGTACCGGGCACATCATTTACTGATACTGAGATTTTGCTAGCAGCGAAAGCGCTGACTTTAAAAGCTAAGCAGCTGACTTTATCTATCTCTGAATTAAAAAATGGAGTTTTGCCTGCGATTGCCAAAGATAAGCAGGGCGGTTACTTTGTCATCGCTAGGCTATCGACAGATAATCTTTCTGAGTCTGCTGATAAAGTTGATGAGCAATTGGAGGCTAACCAAGCTAAGACGAAACAAGATAGCATCCTAATCCATGACCTTGCTCAGGGGGCACCTCAATCGATATCAGTTGATGAGTTACAGCAGCGTTGGTCGGGTGAACTTATTGCATTGGTTAGGCGGCAAGGATTTGGTCAGAGTCTGCAGCAAAATTTTGATATTTCATGGTTTATTCCCTCCTTAGTTAAATACCGAAAACTGTTTAGTGAAGTCTTAATCGCTTCATTCTTTTTGCAACTTTTTGCCTTAGTCATCCCACTTTTCTTTCAAGTTGTGATGGATAAAGTTTTAGTACATCGCGGGTTTACCACTTTAGATGTGTTAGCTGTTGGTTTTTTTGTAGTAGTGGTATTCGAAGCCATATTAGGTGGTATTCGAAATTACACTTTTAGCCATACGACAAACAGGGTCGATGTAGAGCTGGGATCGCGCCTTTTTCAGCATTTGCTAAATTTACCTCTCTCCTATTTTGAATCGAGGCAAGTAGGCCAAAACGTTGCTAGAGTCAGAGAGTTAGATACCATCCGTAATTTCATCACGGGTACAGCTCTGACGTTAGTGATAGATCTTCTGTTTGTTTTCGTTTTTTTGGCTGTGATGTGGTACTACAGCCCTACATTGACTTGGATCGTAATGGGTAGCATTCCATTTTATGTACTCCTATCCGTGTTTATTACTCCTATCTTGCGTCGCCGTCTTGATGAAAAGTTCAAACATGGTGCGGCCAACACTGCTTTTTTAACTGAGTCAATCACAGGCATTGGTACGGTTAAATCCATGGCTGTTGAACCTCAAATGCGACGTAAATTAGAAGACCATCTTTCAAGTTACGTTCACGCCTCTTTTCGCAGTCAAAACCTAGGCAATGTCGCGGGTCAAATAGCAGGGCTTATTAATAAACTAGTTACGCTTGGGATCATCTGGGTGGGAGCACACTTAGTCATCGATGGGCATATAAGTGTTGGGCAGTTAGTCGCGTTTAATATGCTCGCAGGCCGAGTCAGTGGACCTATCTTAAAGCTGGTTCAACTTTGGCAAGACTTTCAACAGGCAGGGATCTCTATCGAACGTCTGGGAGATATTTTAAATACACCGAAGGAACCAGGTTTCAATCCAAATCGATCGCGCCTTCCTTCTTTGCAAGGTGCGATTAGCTTAGAGCATGTTCGTTTTCGATATAGACCCGATGGCCCAGTAATTCTTAACGAGATTAATTTGCAAACACGCCCTGGCGAGGTGATTGGTATCGTCGGCCGCTCCGGATCTGGGAAAAGCACCATAACCAAATTGGTTCAGAGGCTCTATATCCCAGAGTCTGGGCGAGTGTTAGTCGATGGGGTTGATCTATCTATGATTGATACGGCTTGGCTTCGTAAACAGATTGGGGTGGTGCTACAAGAAAACTTCTTGTTTAACCGTACGATCCGAGAAAATATTGCCCTAACCGACCCCTCTATTTCGATGGAACGTGTGGTTGCTGCCGCAAAGATGGCGGGAGCACATGAGTTTATTGTTGAGCTACCGGAAGGGTATGACAATATCGTGGGAGAGCAAGGTAGTAACCTATCTGGTGGACAGAGACAAAGATTGGCTATCGCGCGTGCGCTTATTGGTAATCCCCGTATTTTGATTTTTGATGAGGCGACCAGTGCGCTTGATTATGAGTCAGAGCGTTTAGTACAAGACAATATGGCTCGGATCTGTAAAGGCCGTACTGTTTTTATAATCGCCCATCGCTTAACTACAGTGCGGCAGTGTAACCGTATTATTGTGATGGATAAGGGCCGCATCGTAGAGCAAGGGAATCATGACAGCTTGATTGCTCACAATGGATACTATGCCAAGCTGCACAGCTATCAAAGTCACACACCTAACTTACACCCAGTAGAACCTAATCAACCTAATTACTCCCAAACCAAGCAAGCCAGAGCTAGCTCTCAAAATAACAGGGTCAATAGATCGACTCCTTCAGCGGCTCAGCACCAAACTGGAGAGAAGATATGA